The genomic region AGATCACAAAGATGATTAGAGCAATAATCACACTGAAACAGCTACACATATAACCCCACAGACTGTCTTAATCAAGCTGGTAGTTTTAGATTCCAGGGTTTTGACATATTAGTTGAAAGAATTTGTAATGCAAAACAGACAACAGGAATCCTTTCCCCATCCAGTTGTTTCCATCAGTTCTGAAAGTGATATGGGACAAGGTTTCTGACAAGATAGGGACAAGTCTGCTCAGGGAtaacactgaaatgtttttgagaCAAAGTGATATTGATGGATGAGGGAGAGGCATAAAAGGGTGAGGCATAAAAGGACTTTGACAAGCATTACTCAAGAGAAGTGAGAGAAAATTATAGTTAGGAAGGAGAAAACTGTCAACCTCACCAATACCTGGCTAATTGTTCTTCAGTTTCACTTAAACCCATCATAGGATGGGACATCAGTTTGCTGGGAAATGTGTAAAGCTTTACTGTCATCAATATTTACCACTTACATTAACTAAGAATCTCACTCTTTGCAGAAAGAAACAGGAGCAGAAACGGGGGCAAGTAGATTCAGCTTATCTTGATACACTGACTATACTGAAAGGACAAGGCTCAGTCAGTTTCTCTGTAGAGGTCAAATGTAAGGAGTTAACGAAACTTGTATCAGAATGGTCCTCAGTCCTTGCCAAGTACTTTGGAATAATGAGAAGAATATACCCTTCTAGCCGACATAGGCTGtgacaataagaaaaaaaacaattatttagCTTCAATTAGGCGCGTGAAGTGattttttggtgcatttttgcagaaaacaaaatgaaaagtaaaatcaaCATGGACTAACAAAAAGTAGAAAGAGTCTTTGACCTGCTCAGTAAGATAGGACTTCATGGCTGAAGGAATAACATGAACACAGTATATACTGGCTTCTATAAGATACTTGATACAGTTCCACATGACTTTTCCAATGAGAGAAATATGGATGAGATAGGACTACCATAAGGTGACCACACAATTGGCTAAGAATAGAACAGAAAACATCACTATTAATGGCTCATGATGTCAGATGAGCTAACTGGCTAAGTTGGTAGTAGTGTTTCACTGGCCTTCTGAATCCAACAGGACTACCTCTATATTTTCACCCACAGAGCTTTAAACACTAACGTCAATCAAAGGTCCTCTCCAACTCAATGACTTATATGACTGGCAAGGAGACAGATgataaaaaatcccaaccctcTTCTCTTCTGTCAGTGGATCTTATCCTCTGGCTGCACCTAGACGGAACAAGCAGCATGTACTGTGGGGCACACCACAGCCCCCAAACTGCTGTTATTCAGATCTGGAACCTAGCTGAGACACCTTGCAGCTTCTCTCTGGTTTTTCTTCCCAGAGAAACCCAGGTGTGTGGGAGAcacaggggagggaggggggttACCTGGACTGAGGAGCTCAAAAGTGTTCCCAGGTACACCACTATTGTCTTCCTATCTGCTTTTTTCAGATGCTAATCCCTGCTAGTGAAGCTTTGTAAATGTGGCTTGTTTCCCTTGGGTGTTGTACCTAGCAAGCAGTAACAGGAAATGGCAATAATACCATTTTCAATGGGTGTCACGGGGATTCAGTGGAGATTGCTGTGTATTAATTGGCAGATGACATAACACATGGAAGATATACAGTTGTCTCATGAAAGGCTAGAATTTTTAATGTGGCAGGAGCTTGAATAGTTGCAGAAAATGACTAAAATCAACTGGTTAATGAGACTATATGGCAAGTGGATTAATCAAGTCCACATAGTGAGATGGTGAGCATATACTTGTCAGTATTACTGGAGTAGATGTTGGATAGACTGAAAGACAAAAGATGTGATCAATCAGTGGTATCCTGCTGTCAGACATCAATTTTGTAAGCAGTAGACTTAGCAGATCCTGGCattcttttaatttatgttttgtaTTTGAGAACTCATTCTCTCATGTCTAGTAAATGCAAATCTGTCTGATGTCTGTCTCTCACATTCAAAATGAGAaagcttttgtgtgtgtgtgtgtgtgtgttcttcAGTTTTTGATGCCAAATTAAGACTGCACTCAGGCTTCTTGCTTCCTATGGTGGGGTCTCTCCTCTGCTGAGCCTCCTATTTCCATGTAAACTTGTAGGAGCATTGTGTCTTTGTGACTTCAGACTCTTAAAATTAGCAAATGGACTCAAACACTATTAGCATGAAATGGATAAGATCAAAAGACGTGCAGCATTGACTGCATAAACCTCTCAAAGGAAATTGGGCTAAAACTGCAAAAGACAGATTCACTAGTGCATTAAGCAGGTGCTATCCTGGCAAAAGAAAGTTCTCCTTTGGGAGAGGGCTATGTAGGGAATATCCAGGGCCCAGGTGTgagctgtcagcacagaaaaactGGCCATGTGTGCTACCCTTTGCACTTTTGCACTTACTTTTCCATCCAGCTCAGAAAGAAGGGCAAACTGTCACCGAGCTGAGAGATTTTTTGAATGAAAAGGCTATTCAAGTCTCCAGCAGGATACCATGAGACTAAGATATTGCAGCCATGTACAGTGATGTCTCTAAATCCTCTCCGCCTAACAGAGCTCTCCAATAGCAGTATGGCTAAAAATGCTCAAAGATCTACAAAATGAATGGGCTGTTAACTTACCTTTCCCTGGGCTGTTAACTTACCTTCAGAAAAgcctgtttctttctgtttttccaaaacCAGTATTTTGCAGTGGGGCAGTGTCTCACTGGCACATTTAAAATCACTAGCCATTTAAGAAGAAACACTGGTTTGACAAGTATTTTAACTATTTAACTTCAGATACACGCTAAAGTGTTGCAGACTTGAGTAGGACTGTAGCATTTGTCTGTAGCATCCTAAATTGGAGCTGAAGCCATATCTGTGTTTTATATTATGCACAGGTTATATGATGGAAGTGTGAAAATATCCAAGAATGACAAATATTTCCTATCCCAAGAGTTTTAGCTTTACTTTGAGGGAAAATATATACTCCTCTGCTTAACTGTTTGCAATTTAAATACGGATCAAAGCTTGAAAGGTTGAAACTTTCAAGGGAAATACTTAGAAGGTCAATATAACCCATCCAAATCTTATTTTGAAAGGACTTCAGGTATGTAAAGTATGAGATGTCTGTAGCCTCTAATGACTTACTGAGATATTTGCAACATTAGCCATGGAAAAATGACTTTGTCTAACATAAATAGCTGGAAGAACAAAATTCGAGGTGACCCCATATGAAAAAAGCAATTGACAAGTAGTATTTCATCACAGAGGAACAGGCTCTTTATCTCTAGAAGCAGCAGAGTACCTTATTTTCTATAGTAATGGCTTTTCTAGAATTCGGTCTTCATAATAAAATTTACTGGTTTTTGTTTCCTAGAGAACATGAACAGTATCTGACCTCATGTAAGCCTGCTTGTTCAGTAGCTTGCCTGGGcattaaaatgctttcttttaataAGGTCTGATCTTGGAAAGATTTGTACTTTTTATACTTCTCTTTACTGTAATTaggtaacaaaaataatttcagtgaaacTTAAGAGGAAAGCTTCCATAGGTTTTGCTTAAtagaaatttttcctttttgtggatttttttccaacagaatTCAGTGTGTACATGACATAAGTGCTTCAGAAGTTAACAAAAGGTTTTCTATAGAAATTATTCACTACACCAACAGAATTTATAAGAGTTTTATAACCCTTCCTTTTACTCTTTTATCTATTCCATATGAATGTTCTTACAAGAGACTgagctgtattttcatttcagtgataTGTATCAATATTAAAAGGTTTCCCCAAagacacatatatatatacatatatccctatatatgtaaatattcaTCAAAGAGGAGACTGAACCACTTTCATGGCTCTTGCTCTAAGAGCCTCTGTACGACACATGACAGGTCTCTCTACAGCAGTGTTGCCTTGTGGGAGTTGTCTTGGTGTGCAGTGATGGCTGCTGGATTTCAGCATGTATGGTCAGACCTTCATTTTCCCAGTCTCTCTAACACTGGAGATTGTCTGCCAAGGCTACAGAATTGCtaaggctggggctgctggaaggGAGAGTCATGGGAGGGTGTCCCTTGGGCACGGCTCTGGGATTGTCTCACAGGAGCTATTGCTGGAGTACAGAAAGGAGTGGTAAGACAGGACCTAGATGAAGTGTGAAGAGATGCTGAGCAGACCACAACTGCAGAGATCTACAGACTTCCCAGCACCATCTATTCCCTTCCTTTCCATCCACCACAGTCCTCACTATCATCATGTCATCTTTCAACACCTCTCAGtctcctgtgctggagctctgaaTGGTGCTGCCAAAACACCACTCCCTGGTTTCCAAACACTCTGtcaccctccctgggcacaaCCATGCTTTCAGTGTAGGTAGCAGCCTCTGCTGTTTTAATTCAGCTAAACAGCTTGACTGCACACATCCAGAATCCCAATGCTCCTCTGTTAAATGTTCCTCAGTTGTGTACACAACAGAAATCTGAATTGTGGACAGGTTCTCCTCAGACATGGAAGAAAATTGATATACACAGGAAAGCCCctgctctcttttcttcctctttacCTGGAGCTGAGTGCTCTCTGAGAGTTTCAAGCAAGGgaacttatttttctcctgtgcaggttTCTTCTGCCTCTCCATGTTGGACATGCACACTGTGTTAGTTTTATCTCTCTGAAGGGCTTTTTGGCACAGAAATGCTGGACATTGAGGCATTGGTAACACTAACTTGAAGCCTGCACCTTTCTAACCTGAAGCTTACACCATAGAAGCTGTGATAATATAGAgtatattttgttattttaaaataaaaaataggagTTTCTCCTTACAGGGAGTacagggagggggaaagaatAAGTTTAAGTGCCAGGTGACAATGTCCATCACACTGCTCAGTGATGAAGCTATGAGGACAAAAATAGACAAAGTGACCTCATGGCTTTCAGCAGCAAAGCCTACGAGACAAAAGAGAGGCTTTAAAAGGCCTGTGGACTGATAGCAAAGAGCTTGGACATCTCAGAGTTTTGGTTCTGCTCCAGAAGAGCTTTGCTTTGCTCGTCTCTCATTGCCTCTCTTTCTGTTTATGGGGAGTTGTGAATTAAACGGGCTTTGTGACATGCCCAGTTCTCCAGGTCTGGACTCTACTTTCTCAAGCTTGGATCAGCCTTATGCAGGTAcaaatcttttttctctttttttttctttttctttttctttttctttttctttttctttttctttttctttttctttttctttttctttttctttttcttttcttttctctcttctcttctcttctcttctcttctcttctcttctcttctcttctcttctcttctcttctcttctcttctcttctcttctcttctcttctcttctcttctcttctcttctcttctcttctcttctcttctcttctcttctcttctcttctcttctcttctcttctcttctcttctcttctcttcttcctttcttctttcctttcctctacTTTTTTTAGTCTACTCTCCTTACCTCATTCTTTTGCCTATTCTGATTTCATTCTTGCTCTTTACCTTCTACAAGTCATCTTAGGGAgatttctcttcctgttttttcttaaactgtTGTGGAAGATTGTAGCTTGAATAGCATGACCATTTTTCTGTTGGGAGGACTGGTGTAATTAGTTGTGTGCTTTAGCCTTTGATGAGGAGAATggtaggaagaagaaaagagggaggTAAGAAGCAGGTCCCAGAGGACCCTATTTGCCAGCTCCTTCAGAGCACAGGACAGTTCAGAGCAACTTTCTAGGGAAGTTGTACATGAATCCTAATGCTGAGCTAGGACTACAGGCTGGTGGAGTTAAAGACCAtcttttgttacattttctctGACAGTATTTGCTAGCCCAGAGTTTAGAGTTGGCATTTCCACGGTAGTCTGCTGTCAGAAAGAGCTGTGCAGACATCACTTTGAATGGTATTGCTCCCTATCTGGTAACTCCTGATGCTAGAAATCCTCCTGTGAGTCACTCAGGCCAGAGTTTACATATTCTGCACTTGACTAAGACTCTGTGGTGCTGCTCTTTCTCCTTGTAAATTTAGAAGCAAAATACCACCAGGTAAGGTAGAGCTTTTAGTAAGGTTGTCTGTAGCAACTTCCCTTATTTTCTCCATTGTCAACAACCCCTAGAGACACAGGCTGCAGATTTGTAAATGAAGTGGGCAGACCTTCAGGGACTGTCGTTTGTTTCTACAATGGAGAGCAGGTCTTTGAGGGCAAATCTGTGACTGCCCTGGAGAACACTAAATCTACACAAAAACCTGGACACTACCTCAGTCTTGGTTCAGCAAGGTGGAGTTATTCTGTAAGGAAAGTTTTGCAAAGAGCCTTCACTTTGCAAATGCGAGTACAAATAATTAGCCATTTCAGTGTTGCTTTTCCCGTTTCTAGTTCTGGGTGTAAAGGAGAGGAACGGACTGTGCATCCACATGAAGTGATCTCAAACCACAGAATTCCCCTTGCTGAagtcccaaagcagcagcatgtgCTATGGAATGGCTGCAAACTTTGAGAGCTTCCTGGAAGGATAACTGCTTTGCAAATCATCACTTCATTTTCAGCAtggggtgggaaagggaagCTCTTTCTGCTGTGGTTACACTGATGCAGTATGGAATGATGACACCACAATTGTGTAGACTAGAAAGGTTTTGGGAGAATGCAGCCCTCAGGAAAACTAGTAAACTTCTTAACTAagctccctgtccctcactGCAGGTTACCCTGACATTAACAGGTTCATGTTGAATGAATGCTTTGTGATAAAATGATCAGAAGTGAGATCCTGAGAGGACTGAGCAGCTTCCATCATCTCTTGAACTAACATCATCCCTCAGTACTGCCTtgcagctctcctctcctctcctctcctctcctctcctctcctctcctctcctctcctctcctctctctcctctcctcctctcctctcctctccctctcctctcctctcctctcctctcctctcctctcctctcctctcctctcctctcctctcctctcctctcctctcctctcctctcctctcctctcctctcctctcctctcctctcctctcctctcctctcctctctcttctgtCACTTCAACAGTGATTCAAGGCATGTCCATTCTTTCATTAGGGCAGACAAGTCTGGTTTTATTATTGAATCTTGTTCACCACCTGCTTTCCCTGCACACAAAGACAGAGGATACAGTGTTCCTCCCTGGGGCTTTACTGACCACAGAGCAGGTGGAAAATGATTATCCCACACTTTTATGCCAGTGTCCCAACAGGTGGTGTCTTTTCCAAGCAAGCCTGTCTAAGTGGATTTCCTTCTGGTCTGGCTGATCAGTTGTGGGGATCTGGGATTCTTGCTCAGGAGCAAATACTCTTCTTCCTTGCCAGGCATGGGGCACAGGGAAGAGACTGCAGCAAGGATGAAATCATTCTTCCTTTGCCTCCTGcagtggcagggctgctgcagagcagcaaacagcCCACACACAATGCTGCTGCACAACACTGACTGGAGCTGACATTGCAGGGCTTAGatcaggagcagccctgctgtgcctgcagagcaccTCTCCTTTTGCACACATGCAGTCCTCTAAATGGTAGAAGGAACATCTACAGAAAGCAGGGCTCCACCTTCAGGgtgaaaaataaatggtaaaAATTTCCACAAGCAAGGGAAGTACTGTAAAAATGTCCGGGACTCTTGTTCACATGCTTCAGAAATGGGAAATCCCAGGTCTGATGAGGAAACTTAGACCAGCCATCAGAGTGGGAAGAGTTCCCTCCCCACACCTGCATTGACTTCTACTGTGTttgcagggaaagagaaaactgCTCCTGATTTTCTACCAACAGTTTATAAAGACACAGTTTATAAAGACAGTTTATATAATCAGCAAAAGTGGAATGAAAAAAAGGGCAAGGGCTGTGTTTCCCCTTATGTGCACTAGAACACCTATAGCCATTTCACTGTCCACCTTTGCCCACCCAACCTTTTCTGATCTCTCAGAGTGCCTCTTTCTATCTCTTTCAGAGCTCCACCGCCACGAAAGCATCCAGGAGAAGAATGTGAAGGAAGCCAAAACCAAGTGCAGAACCATTGCATCCCTGCTGACAGATGCACCCAACCCCCACTCCAAGGGGGTGCTGATGTTTAAGAAGCGCAGGCAGAGGGCTAAGAAGTATACATTGGTAAGCTTTGGCAGTGTTGATGAAGACCGCTCCTATGAGGAGGAAGACGGAGTTTTTCCAACCAGTGAATCTGAATTTGATGAGGAAGCTTTCTCTGATGCCCGAAGCCTAACTAATCACTCAGACTGGGACAACACTTACCTAGACATTGAAAAGTCCAAATCTGACTCTgaacagaaggaagagaagcaaaaaggTTTGAGTGAGGCCTCAGGTAAAGGAGCACGATTAtttgagcagcagagggaacggGCTGGGAAGTACACAGTTGAGAAAGCTCCAGTGCAGAAGAGCCCAGAGCTTGTCCCAGCTGCCCAGCCAAAGCAGGGCACAGTGAACGGAGATATGCCTGTGCCAGAGAAGGCAGACAACGTGCCCCTCAGCATCCACCTGGAAGCTGTGCAAGTGCCCAGCAAGCAGCCAGCCACTGTCCCCACTCAGCTCCTgactgcccccagccccactttcttccctcctcccccaagCACCCCCGACCCCTTCTCTGCAGGTTCAACAAGCATGTTCAACAGGTCTGCACGGCCCTTTACTCCTGGCTTTTCTGGCCAGCGTCCAGCAACATCCTCTGTCATCTTTAGGCCACCagcacccaaaaaacccactgaaagTCTGGGTGGGCAAAGCACAGTGGTTCCCCCTTTCTCACCTCTGGTTCCAGGAACACCTGCCAatgcaccagtgccaacacagCGTGGTGCAGTCAGCTCCTCCACATCTCTGTATATTCCTGCACCAGGAAGACCAACATCACCACTGGAGTCACAGCCAAAAGGGGGAGGAAGCGCTTCAGAGGTCAAGCCTTCTGCCAACACTGCGCGGACATCCACCACCTCTATCTTTCTGTCAGCTCCCTCAAAGCCAGGAGGGGATGTGGCCTCCACAGCATCCCAGCCACGAGTCCCTGGAACAGCCTCTTCTTCATTGTATATTAGTCCAGCACCATCACAGCACATGAGAAGCAGTTCCCCTGTGCCAaagcagccttctcctgccaTCACTCCAGCAATGCCACGGCCTCCTTCAGAGCCCTTAAcctccagggagcagaggattgctgtgccagctccccGCACAGGCATCCTGCAGGAGGCTCGCCGACGGGGCAACAAGAAACCCATGTTCAGTAAGAttgaggagaagaagaagaattcACCCAACCCTGAGCTCCTGTCTCTGGTGCAGAACCTGGATGAGAAGCCAAAGGGTGACCACCCTGCAGCAGGCTTTGAGTCTGGGCCTGAGGAGGACTTCCTCAGCCTGGGTGCTGAGGCCTGCAACTTCATGCAGTCCTCAGGCCGCAAGTTCAAGACCCCACCTCCGGTGGCCCCCAAGCCTCAGCAAGATGCTGGATTGGTCAATGGGGCCCAGGACATGCCTCAGCTTAAAGGCAAGGGGGCAGAGCTCTTTGCCAAACGCCAGAGCCGCATGGACAAATATGTGGTGGAAACAACACCGAAGCCAGAGTACAAGCCCAGGaccccctctccatccccttcTCTACCCTCATGCTGGAAATATTCACCCAACATCCGGGCTCCCCCTCCAATAGCTTACAACCCAATGCATTCCCCTTTCTATCCTCTGGCAGCCAGCAAATCTCAGGCTAgcaaagcagagagcaaagTGAAAAAGGCACCCGGCCAGAAATCAGGGATCAAGGTCATTGATTTAATGCGCCACCAGCCCTATCAATTGAAGTCAGCCATGTTCTGTTTTGGGGATCCCCCAAGCCCCAGCACTCAGACTACTCCTGGTCAGCCAACCTCACAGGCTAGCTCATCCTTTGTGGCAGCCAAGCAGGTCCCTGTGAAAATAGCCAAGACCCAAGAGATTCGTCGCTTCTCCACTCCGGCTCCCAtgccagcctccagcagcctggcaccCACTGTGCTCATGCCCCGCTCAGCCACCACGCTGGATGAGCCATTGTGGAGAACAGAAATGGCCTCTTCTGCCCCTGCTACACCAGCACCCTTCCAGGTGGAGCTCAGCCCCTCCCCTAAGCCATATCAgagctccccagag from Camarhynchus parvulus chromosome 6, STF_HiC, whole genome shotgun sequence harbors:
- the SYNPO2L gene encoding synaptopodin 2-like protein, which produces MGAEEEMLITLSGGAPWGFRLQGGSEQKRPLQVSKIRKRSKACRGGLWENDVLVSINGKSCAGLSHANAMQIIDSSNGMLNIRVKRIVGGDQTGPWLQRSPSPGQRVLSPPSVPSPSARLLSSEAAGAPATTQPSQPWRSQRNLESLTSPPDSEAYYGETDSDADNVAQEKQRRARRKSPRSPPDSTTGRADAPQDEVSLSEQSGYESMPEAAAQGGAEPASSSGVAKREIVCLPGSRTDTPFSDSEGQLRTPSAEGREPSPEAMLLPHSTKAIRAERHLIPMVGPVEHPIDEDLTTTYTEKAKQAKLHRHESIQEKNVKEAKTKCRTIASLLTDAPNPHSKGVLMFKKRRQRAKKYTLVSFGSVDEDRSYEEEDGVFPTSESEFDEEAFSDARSLTNHSDWDNTYLDIEKSKSDSEQKEEKQKGLSEASGKGARLFEQQRERAGKYTVEKAPVQKSPELVPAAQPKQGTVNGDMPVPEKADNVPLSIHLEAVQVPSKQPATVPTQLLTAPSPTFFPPPPSTPDPFSAGSTSMFNRSARPFTPGFSGQRPATSSVIFRPPAPKKPTESLGGQSTVVPPFSPLVPGTPANAPVPTQRGAVSSSTSLYIPAPGRPTSPLESQPKGGGSASEVKPSANTARTSTTSIFLSAPSKPGGDVASTASQPRVPGTASSSLYISPAPSQHMRSSSPVPKQPSPAITPAMPRPPSEPLTSREQRIAVPAPRTGILQEARRRGNKKPMFSKIEEKKKNSPNPELLSLVQNLDEKPKGDHPAAGFESGPEEDFLSLGAEACNFMQSSGRKFKTPPPVAPKPQQDAGLVNGAQDMPQLKGKGAELFAKRQSRMDKYVVETTPKPEYKPRTPSPSPSLPSCWKYSPNIRAPPPIAYNPMHSPFYPLAASKSQASKAESKVKKAPGQKSGIKVIDLMRHQPYQLKSAMFCFGDPPSPSTQTTPGQPTSQASSSFVAAKQVPVKIAKTQEIRRFSTPAPMPASSSLAPTVLMPRSATTLDEPLWRTEMASSAPATPAPFQVELSPSPKPYQSSPEPGQVGQGPPPNSASASRFQVARPKFSAARTGMQANVWRPSFGHH